The following proteins are encoded in a genomic region of Leifsonia psychrotolerans:
- the hydA gene encoding dihydropyrimidinase, which translates to MKTLIKNGTVVNATGTARADVLIDGETIAAVLAPGSSLLGFDIERNVDTVIDAGGKYVIPGGIDAHTHMQMPFGGTEASDTFETGTRAAAHGGTTSIVDFVVQYAGENVIDQYKLWHEKALGNCAIDYGFHQILSDVQDSSLTAMDELVAEGVSSFKLFMAYKGVFLSDDGQIVKAMQRASDNGSMIMMHAENGSVIDLLVQQSLAAGKTAPFYHGITRPWQAEEEATHRAIMLANLTGAPLYIVHVSAKQAVEQIALARDNGQNVFGETCPQYLYLSLEDQLGASSEEWGDFEGAKWVCSTPLRSKAEGHQHHMWQSLRTNDIQMVSTDHCPFCMKGQKDMGLTDFSKIPNGIGSVEHRMDLLYQGVVDKKITLERWVEVCSTTPARMFGMYGKKGVIQPGADADVVIYDPNGHTSIGMPTDAHGAPTGRTHHMNMDYSAWEGYEIDGHVDTVLSRGKVIVDNNQYLGRKGDGQFVKRGLSQYLI; encoded by the coding sequence ATGAAGACGCTTATCAAGAACGGAACTGTCGTCAACGCGACCGGCACTGCGCGTGCCGATGTGTTGATCGACGGTGAGACCATCGCCGCGGTGCTCGCACCCGGCAGCTCGCTGCTCGGCTTCGACATCGAACGGAACGTCGATACCGTGATCGACGCGGGCGGCAAGTATGTGATCCCCGGCGGCATCGACGCCCACACTCACATGCAGATGCCGTTCGGTGGCACCGAGGCCTCCGACACCTTTGAAACGGGAACGCGCGCCGCGGCCCATGGCGGAACGACGAGCATCGTCGACTTCGTTGTGCAGTATGCCGGCGAGAACGTGATCGATCAGTACAAGCTCTGGCACGAGAAGGCGCTCGGCAATTGCGCCATCGACTACGGCTTTCACCAGATCCTCTCGGATGTGCAGGATTCGAGCCTGACAGCGATGGACGAACTCGTTGCCGAGGGCGTCTCGAGCTTCAAGCTCTTCATGGCCTACAAGGGCGTCTTCCTCTCGGACGACGGCCAGATCGTCAAGGCCATGCAGCGGGCCAGCGACAACGGCAGCATGATCATGATGCACGCCGAGAACGGCAGCGTCATCGATCTGCTGGTGCAGCAGTCGCTCGCCGCCGGCAAGACCGCTCCCTTCTATCACGGCATCACGCGGCCGTGGCAGGCCGAGGAGGAAGCCACCCATCGAGCGATCATGCTCGCGAACCTCACCGGCGCTCCTCTGTATATCGTTCACGTTTCGGCCAAGCAGGCGGTCGAGCAGATCGCTCTGGCCCGTGACAACGGTCAAAATGTGTTCGGTGAGACCTGCCCGCAGTACCTCTACCTCTCTCTGGAAGACCAGCTCGGCGCGTCGAGCGAAGAGTGGGGCGACTTCGAGGGGGCCAAGTGGGTCTGCTCGACGCCGCTGCGTTCGAAGGCCGAGGGCCACCAGCATCACATGTGGCAAAGCCTGCGCACCAACGACATCCAAATGGTCTCGACCGACCACTGCCCGTTCTGCATGAAGGGGCAGAAAGACATGGGCCTGACCGACTTCTCGAAGATCCCGAACGGTATCGGCTCGGTCGAGCACCGCATGGACCTGCTCTATCAGGGAGTGGTCGACAAGAAGATCACGCTCGAGCGTTGGGTAGAAGTCTGCTCAACGACCCCCGCACGCATGTTCGGAATGTACGGCAAGAAGGGCGTCATCCAGCCCGGTGCCGACGCCGACGTCGTCATCTACGACCCCAATGGTCATACCTCAATCGGCATGCCGACGGATGCGCATGGCGCTCCGACGGGGCGCACTCACCACATGAATATGGACTATTCCGCCTGGGAGGGTTACGAGATCGACGGTCACGTCGACACCGTTCTCTCACGCGGAAAGGTCATTGTCGACAACAACCAGTACCTCGGGCGCAAGGGAGACGGCCAGTTCGTCAAGCGCGGCCTGAGCCAGTACCTGATCTAA
- the cofE gene encoding coenzyme F420-0:L-glutamate ligase, with protein MTNSDGLHVFVLSGIGEIAAGDDLASIIATAAGDRLCDGDILAVTSKIVSKAEGRQVAAIDREQAITDETVRVVASRTHPGGVTRIVENRQGLVMAAAGVDASNTPDGVVLLLPIDPDASARALCAELRRHTGLALGVLLTDTAGRPWRDGQTDIAIGAAGVAVLDDLRGTTDASGRRLDVTVAAVADEIAGAADLVKGKASGNPVAVVRGLGRLVPVALDGGTVGGARRLQRASAQDMFRLGSAEAHAEGHAEGYAAGYAAGQETGYETGYAEGVDDGLEAGRNEASDVEA; from the coding sequence ATGACGAATTCCGATGGACTGCACGTCTTCGTGCTGAGCGGCATTGGTGAGATTGCCGCCGGGGACGACCTCGCATCGATTATCGCTACGGCGGCCGGTGACCGGCTGTGCGACGGCGATATTTTAGCGGTGACCAGCAAGATCGTGTCGAAAGCCGAGGGGCGACAGGTCGCCGCGATCGACCGGGAACAGGCGATCACCGACGAAACCGTGCGTGTCGTGGCGAGCCGTACGCATCCGGGTGGGGTGACGCGCATCGTCGAGAATAGGCAAGGCCTCGTCATGGCCGCCGCGGGCGTTGACGCGAGTAATACGCCCGACGGCGTCGTGCTGCTCCTCCCGATCGACCCGGATGCCTCCGCCCGCGCCCTCTGCGCCGAACTGCGCCGCCACACGGGCCTAGCGCTCGGGGTGCTGCTCACCGACACGGCCGGACGCCCCTGGCGCGACGGTCAGACTGACATCGCGATCGGTGCGGCCGGGGTTGCGGTGCTCGACGACTTACGCGGCACGACGGATGCCTCCGGTCGCCGCCTCGACGTCACCGTCGCGGCCGTCGCCGATGAGATCGCCGGGGCCGCCGACCTGGTCAAGGGCAAAGCGAGCGGCAACCCGGTCGCCGTGGTGCGCGGGCTCGGGCGATTGGTGCCGGTGGCGCTCGACGGAGGTACGGTCGGCGGGGCACGACGTCTGCAGCGGGCGAGCGCGCAGGACATGTTCCGGCTGGGCAGCGCCGAGGCGCATGCCGAGGGCCACGCCGAAGGATACGCGGCGGGATACGCGGCGGGGCAGGAAACCGGCTACGAAACCGGCTATGCCGAGGGCGTCGACGACGGCTTGGAAGCGGGCCGCAACGAGGCCAGCGACGTCGAAGCGTGA
- a CDS encoding TIGR03842 family LLM class F420-dependent oxidoreductase, which translates to MDFGAVLQTNPPSARTVQLAKLAEEHGFSHVWTFDSHLLWQEPYVIYSKILAETRKVIVGPMVTNPATRDWTVTASTYATLNEMYGNRTICGIGRGDSAVRVTNGAPTTLKSLRESIHVIRELANSRSVEYNGATLQFPWSTGSKLDVWVAAYGPLALKLTGEVGDGFILQMADLDVAEWMIKTVRNAAEAAGRDPMAVKFCVAAPMYIGDDIEHMRDQCRWFGGMVGNHVADIVSKYGTDSAVPKALTDYIKGREGYDYNEHGRAGNTHADFVPDEIVDRFCVMGTADQHIEKLKALKELGVDQFAGYLQHDNKEETLRVYGETVIPALSEHIVAKA; encoded by the coding sequence ATGGATTTCGGAGCAGTACTGCAGACCAACCCACCGTCGGCACGCACGGTGCAGCTGGCCAAGCTGGCAGAGGAGCATGGGTTCAGCCACGTCTGGACCTTCGACTCTCACCTGCTGTGGCAGGAGCCCTATGTGATTTACAGCAAGATCCTCGCGGAAACCCGCAAGGTGATCGTGGGACCGATGGTCACCAACCCGGCGACCCGGGATTGGACCGTGACGGCCTCTACCTACGCCACGCTCAATGAGATGTACGGCAACCGCACGATCTGTGGCATCGGCCGTGGCGACTCGGCGGTGCGGGTGACCAACGGAGCCCCGACCACGTTGAAGAGCCTGCGGGAGTCGATTCATGTCATCCGTGAGCTGGCGAACTCACGCTCGGTTGAATACAACGGTGCGACGCTGCAGTTCCCGTGGAGCACCGGCTCGAAACTCGATGTCTGGGTTGCCGCGTATGGGCCGCTCGCGCTCAAGCTCACGGGTGAGGTCGGCGACGGCTTCATCCTGCAGATGGCCGACCTCGATGTGGCCGAGTGGATGATCAAGACCGTTCGCAACGCTGCCGAAGCCGCCGGGCGCGACCCGATGGCTGTGAAGTTCTGTGTGGCAGCGCCCATGTATATCGGCGACGACATCGAGCACATGCGTGACCAATGCCGCTGGTTTGGCGGCATGGTCGGCAATCACGTGGCCGACATCGTCTCGAAGTACGGCACCGATTCGGCAGTGCCGAAGGCGCTCACCGACTACATCAAGGGTCGTGAGGGCTACGACTACAACGAGCACGGCCGAGCCGGCAACACCCACGCCGACTTCGTGCCCGACGAGATCGTCGACCGGTTCTGCGTGATGGGCACGGCCGACCAACACATCGAGAAGCTCAAGGCCCTGAAAGAACTCGGCGTCGACCAGTTCGCCGGCTACCTGCAGCACGACAACAAAGAGGAGACCCTCCGGGTGTACGGAGAGACGGTCATCCCGGCACTTTCCGAGCACATCGTGGCCAAGGCATGA
- a CDS encoding putative F420-0 ABC transporter substrate-binding protein, which yields MTSRYSPSRAAVPRIALSTVAVAASALLLAGCATAPAGAAGGSTGSAAASAPASDGFPVTVDNCGTAVTVTTAPQRIVSIKSSTTELLLALGLEDRIVGTAFLDGPLPENLAAAGAALPSISDFLPGQEAVLALKPDFIYGGWESNFAADGVGERSQLAGFGIGSYVSPAACKGDDYRPDPLTFDTVFGEISQAGDIFGAQDAASALVSTQKAELAALAPATGAPTALWYSSGTDSPYVGAGIGSPQMILAAAGLHNIFGDVHDSWTSVGWESIVAADPSVIVLVDASWNTAASKIATLESNPATQGLTAVQNKRYIVLPFAATEAGTRNVEAVASTISQFAALDGQ from the coding sequence GTGACCTCTCGTTACTCGCCCTCCCGCGCGGCAGTGCCCCGCATCGCGTTGTCGACCGTCGCGGTCGCCGCCTCGGCGTTGCTGCTGGCCGGCTGCGCGACAGCGCCCGCCGGTGCCGCCGGTGGCAGCACCGGCTCGGCGGCGGCGTCTGCTCCCGCATCAGACGGCTTTCCCGTGACCGTCGACAATTGCGGCACCGCGGTAACCGTGACGACCGCGCCACAGCGCATCGTCAGCATCAAGTCGTCGACGACCGAGTTGCTGCTCGCCCTCGGGCTCGAGGACCGTATCGTCGGCACGGCATTCCTCGACGGCCCGCTACCTGAAAACCTGGCCGCGGCCGGTGCTGCGCTTCCCTCGATCAGTGACTTTCTTCCCGGCCAGGAGGCCGTGCTCGCGCTGAAGCCGGACTTCATCTACGGCGGCTGGGAGTCGAACTTTGCCGCCGACGGCGTGGGCGAGCGCTCGCAGTTGGCCGGCTTCGGCATCGGCAGCTACGTTTCACCGGCCGCGTGCAAGGGCGACGACTACCGGCCGGATCCGTTGACGTTCGACACGGTATTCGGGGAGATCAGCCAGGCCGGCGATATTTTTGGGGCGCAGGATGCGGCATCCGCCCTCGTTTCAACGCAGAAAGCCGAGCTCGCCGCCCTCGCCCCGGCGACCGGCGCGCCGACCGCACTGTGGTATTCGAGCGGCACCGACAGCCCCTATGTGGGCGCGGGGATCGGCTCACCCCAGATGATTCTGGCCGCGGCCGGGCTGCACAATATCTTCGGCGACGTGCACGACAGCTGGACCTCGGTGGGCTGGGAGTCGATTGTGGCCGCCGACCCGAGCGTGATCGTGCTCGTCGACGCGAGTTGGAACACCGCCGCCTCGAAGATCGCCACCCTCGAGTCGAACCCGGCCACGCAGGGGCTTACCGCGGTGCAGAACAAGCGCTACATCGTGCTGCCGTTCGCGGCGACCGAGGCGGGCACTCGCAATGTGGAGGCCGTCGCGTCGACGATCAGCCAGTTCGCGGCGCTCGACGGTCAGTAG
- a CDS encoding ABC transporter ATP-binding protein, protein MGVTRGANATLAIRNLSFSIGERRILDAVSAELPPGQVTGLLGPNGAGKSTLLRLIAGIEKPNTGSVDLDGSRVSELRRRESSQRIALLEQSASPGVDLRVLDVVLLGRIPHRTGLFGGFSGDEDRLIVTESLTRVGIADLTDRSWHSLSGGQQQRVQIARALAQQPQLLLLDEPTNHLDVNAQLSLLSQVRELGFTTVAALHDLNLAATYCDHLLLLQEGRLVAAGPPAEVLTPATIAAAYGVDCDVIPHPRGGHPLIVFAPVGRSTSTPPAPRAGSRVFQTRAGARFSPNDMVSTREQRNGMERQR, encoded by the coding sequence GTGGGCGTGACTCGGGGCGCGAACGCAACCCTCGCCATCCGAAACCTGTCGTTTTCGATCGGCGAGCGGCGCATTCTGGACGCGGTGTCGGCAGAGCTTCCACCCGGCCAGGTGACGGGGCTGCTCGGCCCGAATGGCGCCGGCAAGTCCACACTGCTGCGGCTGATCGCCGGCATCGAGAAGCCGAACACCGGCAGCGTTGACCTAGATGGTTCCCGGGTGTCAGAGCTTCGACGACGCGAAAGTTCCCAACGCATCGCGTTGCTCGAACAGAGCGCGTCGCCGGGCGTCGACCTGCGTGTTCTCGACGTTGTGCTGCTGGGCCGCATCCCCCACCGCACCGGACTTTTCGGCGGGTTCAGCGGGGACGAGGACCGTTTGATCGTCACGGAGTCCCTGACTCGAGTCGGTATCGCCGATCTGACCGACCGTTCCTGGCACAGTCTGAGCGGAGGCCAACAACAGCGTGTGCAGATCGCGCGCGCACTCGCGCAGCAGCCCCAGCTTCTCTTGCTCGACGAGCCGACCAACCACCTCGATGTCAACGCCCAGCTCTCGCTGCTCAGCCAGGTGCGCGAGCTCGGCTTCACGACCGTCGCGGCCCTGCACGACCTCAATCTGGCGGCCACCTACTGCGATCACCTGCTGCTGCTGCAGGAGGGCCGGCTGGTCGCGGCGGGCCCCCCAGCCGAGGTGCTGACACCGGCGACGATCGCGGCGGCCTACGGTGTCGACTGTGACGTCATTCCGCATCCGCGGGGTGGGCATCCGCTCATTGTGTTTGCACCAGTGGGGAGGTCGACTTCGACGCCCCCAGCCCCAAGGGCGGGGTCGCGAGTGTTCCAGACGCGCGCTGGCGCTCGCTTCTCACCGAACGACATGGTGAGCACTCGTGAGCAACGAAACGGAATGGAACGTCAGAGATGA
- the cofD gene encoding 2-phospho-L-lactate transferase — translation MKIVVLAGGVGGARFTRGLLHELERRAVPTDAPTEVTVVVNTGDDMWLDGLRICPDLDTVMYTLGGGINEEQGWGRPDETRRAAAEISAYGRGWSWFTLGDLDLATHIVRTDLLRTGSTLSEATAFLCRRWQPAARILPMSDQPVETHVRLAADVDEHRAGDLLHFEEWWVRYRAQAEVTEFIQVGLDQAEAAPGVLEAILDADLVILPPSNPVVSVGTILAVPGIADALRTTSAAVVGVSPIVGGSAVRGMADTCLSVIGVETSAAAVGLHYGARNAGGLLDAWLVDETDAAALPALLAAGIRSAAVPLWMRDVASTAAIAAAVLALGAGS, via the coding sequence ATGAAGATCGTTGTTCTGGCCGGCGGCGTCGGCGGCGCCCGTTTTACTCGGGGGCTGCTGCACGAGCTGGAGCGCCGCGCTGTGCCCACGGATGCGCCCACCGAGGTCACCGTCGTCGTGAATACCGGCGACGACATGTGGCTCGACGGATTGCGGATCTGCCCCGACCTCGACACTGTGATGTACACACTCGGCGGCGGCATCAACGAGGAGCAGGGCTGGGGGCGTCCCGACGAGACACGGCGCGCGGCGGCCGAGATCTCGGCTTACGGGCGCGGCTGGTCCTGGTTCACCCTCGGCGACCTCGACCTGGCGACCCACATCGTGCGCACCGACCTGTTGCGCACCGGATCGACGCTGAGCGAGGCGACCGCGTTCCTGTGTCGGCGCTGGCAGCCGGCCGCGCGCATCCTGCCGATGAGCGACCAGCCGGTCGAGACGCATGTGCGCCTTGCCGCCGACGTGGACGAACACCGCGCGGGCGACCTGCTGCATTTCGAGGAGTGGTGGGTGCGCTATCGGGCACAGGCCGAGGTGACCGAATTCATTCAGGTTGGGCTCGATCAGGCCGAGGCTGCACCGGGCGTTCTTGAGGCTATTCTCGACGCTGATCTGGTCATTCTGCCGCCGTCGAACCCGGTGGTGTCGGTGGGGACGATCCTCGCCGTTCCCGGCATCGCCGACGCACTGCGCACGACATCGGCCGCGGTCGTTGGCGTCTCGCCGATCGTCGGAGGCAGCGCCGTGCGCGGCATGGCCGATACCTGCCTCAGCGTCATCGGCGTCGAGACCTCGGCCGCCGCCGTCGGGCTGCACTACGGCGCACGCAATGCGGGTGGACTGCTCGACGCCTGGCTGGTCGACGAAACGGATGCCGCAGCCCTGCCCGCGCTGCTGGCCGCCGGTATCCGCTCGGCTGCGGTGCCGCTCTGGATGCGCGACGTTGCCTCGACCGCGGCGATCGCCGCCGCTGTGCTCGCGCTCGGTGCCGGCTCGTAG
- a CDS encoding PLP-dependent aminotransferase family protein, whose amino-acid sequence MQIFLDAIEHRTPAGIAAAIGRLIAAGTLAPGDRLPTVREFAAALGTSPATVSHAWQALGAVGLIASRGRSGTFVLDAAPKWLPARSHSMVGRHQNARIDLSRGMPDPVLLPALGPALSRVSERAVTPSYQDLPVIPELLAVLSDSWPYPAPSITVVDGALDAISRSLDAVTRFGDRVIVESPGFPPFFDLLDQLGLERVPVEIDQHGIVPASFEAALTLGPTAIILQPRAQNPTGASMTAKRAETLARLLQMHKRNADVVVIEDDHSGEISISPDVSLGTWLPERVLHVRSYSKSHGPDLRIAALGGPPALVDPIVARRMLGPGWTSRMLQKILYDLLTNSDSISQISEARRIYFARQKALTESLRRCGVDLPQADGINAWLAVEDERDAIVQLAASGIRVAGGSPFFAIEGAGSFVRVTAGALPAEIEPIAEALAATTLQRTPGEYSLIERWA is encoded by the coding sequence ATGCAAATCTTTCTCGACGCAATTGAGCACCGCACACCCGCCGGAATCGCTGCCGCGATCGGTCGACTGATCGCGGCCGGAACACTCGCGCCCGGCGACCGATTGCCCACGGTGCGTGAGTTCGCCGCCGCTTTGGGCACCAGCCCGGCCACCGTTAGCCATGCCTGGCAGGCTCTCGGTGCTGTCGGCCTGATCGCTTCCCGCGGACGCAGCGGAACGTTTGTGCTCGACGCCGCACCGAAGTGGTTGCCGGCCCGCAGCCATTCCATGGTCGGCCGACACCAGAACGCCAGAATCGACCTCTCACGCGGCATGCCCGACCCGGTTCTGCTGCCCGCGCTCGGCCCGGCGCTGTCGCGGGTCTCGGAGCGCGCGGTGACGCCGAGTTACCAGGATCTACCCGTCATTCCCGAACTGCTCGCGGTGCTGAGCGACTCCTGGCCCTACCCTGCCCCGTCGATCACGGTGGTCGATGGAGCCCTCGATGCCATCTCCCGCAGCCTCGATGCCGTGACCCGGTTCGGTGACCGGGTGATCGTCGAGAGTCCCGGTTTTCCGCCGTTCTTCGACCTGCTCGACCAGCTCGGCCTGGAGCGCGTGCCGGTCGAGATCGATCAGCACGGAATCGTCCCCGCCTCGTTCGAGGCGGCCCTGACGCTCGGCCCGACCGCCATCATCCTGCAGCCTCGCGCACAGAACCCCACCGGTGCGTCGATGACGGCGAAGCGGGCCGAAACGCTGGCACGACTGCTGCAGATGCACAAACGCAATGCGGATGTGGTGGTGATCGAGGACGACCACTCGGGCGAGATCAGCATTTCGCCCGACGTCAGCCTCGGCACCTGGCTGCCCGAGCGGGTGCTGCATGTGCGCAGCTACTCGAAATCGCACGGTCCGGACCTGCGTATCGCCGCGCTCGGCGGGCCTCCCGCACTCGTTGACCCGATCGTGGCCCGGCGGATGCTGGGGCCCGGCTGGACCAGCCGCATGCTGCAGAAGATTCTCTACGATCTGCTCACCAATTCCGACAGCATCAGCCAGATCAGCGAGGCACGGCGCATCTACTTCGCCCGGCAAAAGGCACTGACCGAGTCGCTGCGCCGGTGCGGGGTCGATCTGCCGCAGGCCGACGGGATCAACGCCTGGCTGGCCGTGGAGGACGAGCGGGATGCGATCGTGCAGCTCGCGGCATCCGGCATCCGTGTCGCGGGCGGGTCGCCGTTCTTCGCAATCGAGGGGGCGGGCTCGTTCGTGCGGGTGACCGCCGGTGCGTTGCCCGCAGAGATTGAACCGATCGCCGAAGCGCTGGCCGCGACGACGCTGCAGCGCACGCCCGGGGAGTATTCGCTGATAGAGCGCTGGGCGTAG
- a CDS encoding nitrilase-related carbon-nitrogen hydrolase, with protein MTVDSSKIVRAALTQTTWTGDEESMIAKHEEFVRQAAAQGAQIICFQELFHGPYFGIVQDSKYYEFAQKVPGPLTERFSKLAAEYKMVIVLPVYEEDQPGVLYNTAAVIDADGTYLGKYRKHHIPHLPQFWEKFYFRPGNLEYPVFDTAVGKVGVYICYDRHFPEGWRVLGLNGAEIVFNPSATKPGLSNRLWELEQPAAAAANQYYVGANNRIGTETEEFGEDAVTFYGSSYFADPRGNYVGEVASTDTEEIVIRDLDMSLIREVRNSWQFYRDRRPDSYGPIVAP; from the coding sequence ATGACCGTTGACAGCTCAAAAATTGTGCGTGCAGCCCTGACCCAGACCACCTGGACGGGTGACGAGGAATCGATGATCGCCAAGCACGAGGAATTCGTGCGGCAAGCCGCTGCGCAGGGCGCGCAGATCATCTGCTTCCAGGAACTCTTTCACGGTCCGTACTTCGGTATCGTGCAGGACTCGAAATACTACGAATTTGCGCAGAAGGTTCCGGGCCCGCTCACCGAGCGGTTTTCGAAGCTCGCCGCCGAATACAAGATGGTGATCGTGCTTCCCGTCTACGAGGAAGACCAGCCGGGTGTGCTCTACAACACGGCAGCCGTGATTGACGCGGACGGCACCTACCTCGGCAAGTACCGCAAGCATCACATCCCTCACCTGCCGCAGTTCTGGGAGAAGTTCTACTTCCGTCCCGGCAATCTCGAATACCCCGTCTTCGACACGGCCGTGGGCAAGGTCGGCGTCTACATTTGCTACGATCGCCACTTCCCTGAAGGATGGCGCGTGCTGGGTCTGAACGGCGCCGAAATCGTCTTCAACCCCTCGGCCACGAAACCGGGTCTCTCGAACCGGCTTTGGGAGCTCGAGCAGCCGGCCGCTGCGGCCGCCAACCAGTACTACGTGGGGGCCAACAACCGCATCGGCACCGAGACCGAAGAGTTCGGCGAGGATGCCGTGACTTTCTACGGCAGCTCCTACTTCGCCGACCCGCGCGGCAACTACGTCGGCGAGGTTGCCTCGACCGATACCGAAGAGATCGTCATTCGTGACCTCGACATGAGTCTCATTCGTGAGGTTCGCAATTCGTGGCAGTTCTACCGCGACCGTCGTCCGGACTCCTACGGCCCGATCGTCGCTCCCTAA
- a CDS encoding putative F420-0 ABC transporter permease subunit, with translation MTSPPVPGFGERSRLQRVDSLRRGVSRNSPNPGTGARAWLAVSVVALVVVCAVAVTIGPAGLSLTDVARSIAAHLGWGASGVDPLTDAIVWQLRLPRVLTAAAVGAGLALSGAVMQSVTRNPLADPYLLGLSSGASLGAVCVVILGLGFALPLAAFVGALAALVATLSIARTGGTILPSRAVLAGLAIAQLGAAGTSFIIFWSAKGDSYREILNWLLGSVAGASWDSVGISLGALLVVGTAILLSATRLDAFAFGDTAAASLGINVNATRWLLLGGVALLTGAMVSVSGAIGFVGLILPHLVRGLSGPGHRRMLPLATVAGALFLVVADTLARTVFDPRELPVGIITAFIGVPVFILLITRKRGATWA, from the coding sequence ATGACCTCTCCCCCTGTGCCCGGATTCGGAGAACGCAGCCGTCTGCAGCGTGTCGACTCGTTGCGACGCGGTGTGTCGCGCAATTCTCCGAATCCGGGCACAGGGGCGCGCGCGTGGCTGGCGGTATCCGTCGTCGCACTGGTCGTGGTGTGCGCCGTCGCCGTCACCATCGGGCCGGCCGGGTTGTCACTGACGGATGTCGCGCGAAGCATCGCCGCCCACCTCGGCTGGGGAGCTTCAGGCGTCGACCCGCTCACCGACGCGATCGTCTGGCAGCTGCGACTGCCGCGCGTGCTCACGGCCGCCGCGGTCGGCGCCGGACTCGCGCTCTCGGGCGCCGTGATGCAGAGCGTGACCCGCAACCCGCTCGCCGACCCCTACTTGCTCGGCCTCTCTTCGGGGGCCTCGCTCGGGGCAGTCTGCGTCGTGATTCTCGGCCTCGGCTTCGCCCTGCCGCTCGCCGCATTCGTCGGCGCGTTGGCCGCGCTCGTCGCGACCCTCAGCATCGCGCGCACGGGCGGCACCATCCTGCCGAGCCGCGCCGTGCTGGCGGGCCTGGCCATCGCGCAACTCGGCGCCGCCGGCACCTCGTTCATCATCTTCTGGTCGGCCAAGGGCGACTCGTACCGCGAAATTCTCAACTGGCTGCTCGGCTCGGTCGCCGGCGCCTCGTGGGACAGCGTGGGCATCTCGCTCGGCGCTCTTCTCGTGGTGGGCACCGCCATCCTGCTCTCGGCCACCCGTCTCGACGCCTTCGCCTTCGGCGACACGGCGGCCGCCTCACTGGGCATCAACGTGAACGCAACCCGCTGGCTGCTTCTCGGCGGTGTTGCGCTGCTCACCGGTGCCATGGTCTCGGTCAGCGGCGCGATCGGTTTCGTCGGCCTGATTCTTCCGCACCTCGTGCGCGGGTTGAGCGGCCCCGGCCACCGACGGATGCTGCCGCTCGCCACCGTCGCCGGCGCGCTCTTCCTGGTGGTCGCCGATACCCTCGCCCGCACCGTGTTCGACCCGCGCGAGCTGCCCGTCGGCATCATCACGGCATTCATCGGCGTTCCCGTGTTCATCCTGCTGATCACCCGAAAGAGAGGTGCGACGTGGGCGTGA
- a CDS encoding ABC transporter permease has translation MTRTLETTQSIGTAQLNAGRSGSSRTRRSRTGMWRTASIGALGIVLLGLIWELYKFLGPAEGVVIGGVTVLPRTSDLAMPHLWTMFSRALEPVTGGANALPVWQAVLQGSLFTLSIAAVGWLVGVSVGMALALLMQRFRLAEQAVLPWIILSQTVPLIAIAPLVRRWGAQIHFGEFTWENWMSVALIASYLAFFPVSVGALRGLGSPDAAHVDLMHCYSVGWWKTLWRLRLPASVGYLLPALRLAAASAVIGAVVAEVSIGLRGGIGRLIVEYAGAASSDPGKPWAPIFGSVLVGLVAAGFVGLIGLFLRRFRRGEVAS, from the coding sequence ATGACTCGCACCCTCGAGACGACGCAGTCGATCGGCACCGCGCAACTGAACGCGGGCCGGTCGGGCTCGTCTCGAACGCGGCGGAGTCGCACGGGCATGTGGCGCACGGCGAGCATTGGCGCGCTGGGCATCGTTCTGCTCGGCCTGATCTGGGAACTGTACAAGTTTCTCGGACCCGCCGAGGGCGTCGTCATCGGTGGCGTCACCGTGCTGCCACGCACCAGCGACTTGGCCATGCCGCATCTCTGGACGATGTTCAGCCGGGCGCTGGAGCCGGTCACCGGTGGCGCGAATGCCCTGCCGGTGTGGCAGGCCGTTCTGCAAGGCTCGCTCTTCACGCTCAGCATCGCCGCGGTCGGTTGGCTCGTCGGAGTGTCGGTCGGGATGGCGCTGGCGTTGCTTATGCAGCGCTTTCGTCTGGCCGAGCAGGCCGTCTTGCCGTGGATCATCCTGAGCCAGACGGTTCCTCTGATCGCCATTGCCCCGCTCGTCCGGCGCTGGGGCGCGCAGATCCATTTCGGCGAATTCACCTGGGAGAACTGGATGTCGGTCGCCCTGATCGCCTCCTACCTCGCGTTCTTCCCGGTCTCGGTCGGCGCGCTGCGCGGCCTCGGTTCGCCGGATGCCGCCCACGTCGACCTCATGCACTGCTATTCGGTCGGGTGGTGGAAGACGCTCTGGCGCTTGCGCCTGCCGGCCAGTGTCGGCTATCTGCTGCCCGCCCTGCGGTTGGCTGCGGCCAGCGCGGTGATCGGTGCCGTGGTCGCCGAGGTGTCGATCGGTCTGCGCGGCGGCATCGGTCGGCTGATCGTCGAGTATGCCGGCGCCGCCAGCAGCGACCCGGGAAAGCCCTGGGCGCCCATCTTCGGTTCCGTTCTCGTCGGCCTGGTGGCCGCCGGGTTCGTGGGCCTCATCGGTTTGTTCCTTCGTCGTTTTCGCAGGGGAGAGGTTGCATCATGA